The Cytobacillus sp. NJ13 sequence TCTGGCTTCAGTTACGAAGGTGATGGGAACAACTCAGGGTATTATGAAACTTGTTAGTGACGGTGAACTTTCAATTAATGACAAGGTATCTGAATATATACCTGAGTTTGCCCAGCATGGAAAAGAAGATATTACAGTTGCTGACTTGCTGACACACACCTCAGGATTGACTCCTTGGAAGCCGACTTACCTATATGCTGATAATTCGGAAGAGGTACTGAATTATATAAACCAGCTGCCCCTTGAATACCCGACTGGCACAGACAGAAGATATAGCGATTTTAGCTTTATGATGCTGGGTTTTTTAATTGAAGAGATAAGTGGACAAAAATTGGATAAGTTCTTAGAAGAAAATATTTATAAACCATTAAAAATGCATGATACTATGTTTGCTCCTCCTGAACATTTCAAGCAAAATATTGCGGCTACTTCCTGGGGAAATCCTTATGAGTATAAAATGATTGATGACCCTAATTTCGGGTACTATGTTGAAGAAAGCCCCGATATGTTTAAATACTGGAGAAATTACACCTTGGTAGGAGAAGTTAATGATGGGAATAGTTTCTATGGCAATAAAGGAATAGCAGGCCATGCCGGTTTATTTTCAACAGCAAGGGACCTTGCCGTATTGGGCCAGACCATGTTAAATGGCGGAACTTATGGAAAAACCCAAATGTATGAAAAAGAAGTGATTGCTGCCTTTACCTCTCCTAAGCGCTTTGGCCAGGGGTATGGCTGGGAGCTGGATAAAAGCTGGTACATGGGAGATCGGTATTCTGACCAAACCTTTGGCCATACTGGTTTTACTGGAACACAGGTTATTATTGATCCAGAGGAAAATCTCCAGATTATCCTGCTAACGAACAAACAAAACAATGGCCCTTTACCAAGCGGATCATACCGCAGCACAGGCGCTCTTTCTAAAGAAGTAGCTAATATTGTTTATGAATCCTTGAACTAGCCGTTTATTTTATATCGATTTACGCATACAAGGTACCTATTCAGCCCACCCTAAAACAAAAAGAGGGTGGGTTTTCTTATGAAAAAAATCTTGCTGATCATTACAGTAATATCCTTGTATTTGAGCCAAGCTCCTGTTTCTGCCCGGACACTTTCACACCCTCCTATTCCGAATGAGTCAACTGATATAGAAAAAGTGGCTATCGTAGTACTAAAAGATGCGAAGAATGAACAGGAAATTAAGAAAATGATAGACCACAATCCTGATCTGCAAATTAGGCATACATTCAATCAGGCATTAAACGGCTTTTCAGTTAAAGGTAAGCAATCTGCATTGGAAAGCCTGCAAAAGATAGATTCAGTATCTTCTGTTTCACCGATTAATACCTATCATGTCCATTCCGATGACAATATCAAGCTCATTGGCGGCATTAATGCCAGAGGCTATTATGACAGAAATAATCAGCGCCTCACAGGCAAGGGTGTGAAAGTAGGCGTAATAGATACCGGCATCGATTATAATCATCCGGACTTACGAAGAAGCTATGGCGGAGGACGTGATCTGGTGGATAATGATCAGGATCCGATGGAAACAAAGGCTGCCGGGGGACAAGGCACACTGCACGGCACTCACGTTGCGGGAATCATTGCAGCAAATGGCAGAATTCAAGGGGTCGCACCCGAAGCAACCATCATCGCATACAGGGCTCTCGGACCAGGCGGCAGCGGAACAACAGAACAGGTGATAGCGGCCATCGAACAGGCAATAAAGGATAAAGTTGATGTGTTAAACCTTTCCTTGGGAAATAACGTAAACGGACCTGACCTTCCGATAAGCATGGCGCTGAATAAAGCAGTTGAAAAGGGAATAACAGCTGTCACTTCATCAGGCAATTCGGGCCCGAATATTTGGACGGTCGGATCGCCGGGCACAGCGTCGAAGGCCATTTCAGTAGGAGCCTCTACACCAACAATGAAGGTGCCATTTTTGAGCATAGGCAGGCGGGAAATTCGTCTTGATCTGCTGCAGGGTTCAAAGGATTGGGAATTTGACCGATCCTATGAAATGATCGACGGTGGACTTGGTCATCCTGAAGAATTGAAGAATGCCGAAGGAAAAATGGTATTAGTGGAAAGAGGTGAACTAACGTTTACTGATAAGGCAGTCCATGCAATGGAAGCAGGAGCAGAGGGAATCATTATTTTTAATAATACAAAAGGCAGGTTTTTTGGCAATCTGGACAGTGGTGTTCCAATTCCGGTAGCGGCGTTATCAAAGGAAGAAGGAGAGGAGCTCAAGAAGCATATAAATGAAGGAAGACTCCTTGCCCGGACTAATATAATAGAAGAAAGGGATATCCTGGCTGACTTCAGTTCCCGCGGACCCGTAACATCCACATGGGAAATCAAACCGGATGTTTTGGCACCTGGAGTCGCCATAAATAGCACCATTCCTGGCGGTTACCTGCCGCTGCAGGGGACAAGCATGGCCGCTCCGCATGTCGCAGGGGCCTGTGCCATCCTGAAACAGGCTCATCCTGATTGGGGGCCGGAACAGATTAAGGCAGCACTTATGAATACGGCTAAGCTTCTTACGAATACAGAAGGACAAACATATAGAACTTATGAGCAGGGAGCAGGCAGAATCCAGCTTGATCAAGCGCTGAGAGCAGAAACGCTTGTCCTCCCGGCTTCACTTCAGTTTGGAAAATTTCAGATCGCGGACAGACTGCATGAACACAGCAGTTTTATAACGGTTGAAAATATAAGTGAAAAAACACAGACCTATTCCTTTTCTGTACCTTATAAAGAACAAGGCATCAATTGGGAAATGCCTATGGCATTTCAACTGAACCCTGGTGAAAAGAAAAAGGCGGAAATCAAGATGTCTGCAGACCCTACTCTTTTAAAGAAAAAAATTCATGATGGATACTTGCTGATGAAGGCAGGTGCCGAAACCATCAGGATTCCATATCTGTATGTGCTTGAGGAGCCGGATTATCCAAGGGTGATGGGATTTGGACTGGGCAAAGGAGATAAGCCGGGCACGTATCGCTATGAAGTGTATCTTCCTGGCGGGGCAGAAGAGTTCGGAATTGCCATGTTTGATTCGGAAAGCCTCCGGTTCATGGGATTTCTGGACTGGAAAAGAAATGCAGGCAAAGGACAGCTGCTGCAGGAAATTCCTGCAAATAAGCTTCCAGGGCCAGGGCTGTACCTTGCAAAGGTATTTGCCAAGAAAGCCGGCAAGGAAGATTGGATTGAAACTTATTTATTCGTGAGGCCGGATGGGCAGCTTGGGGACCCGGAACCTTCGGCAAATAAGAAGAGCTCACTCAGCAGGTGAAACACAAAAATAAAGCGTTTTCAGGAGCGATGCAGAAACTCGCTCCTTTTTCAATAGATATCCGAAATTTAAATGTGATAAATATGTGAACATACCATATTTTTACCTTTTTGTTTGTGAACTTTTTCACTCCAAACGCATTGACATTGACAAAGCCCTATTGTATGCTTACAAAGGGTAAAAGATGATAGGGTTTTCAAAATATTTTTGCAGACATATTTCCCACTTCTGCATGATGTTAATGTGATTATTTATGGCCTCAAAACCCACTTACCATTCTCTTAAGGGAGGATGCGTTTTTATGCGTCAAAAAGACCGCAACCCATTTAAGGCGATGGCCTTAATGTCCGCCATTCTTTCTCAGTTAGTAGGTTCCACACTCATTGGCATTTTCGCCGGAAGGTGGTTTGACAGCAAGGCAGGAACAGAGCCGTTATTCCTATTAATCGGCTTGTTCATTGGACTGGGCGCCGGGATATACGCCATGCTTCGCTTAATCCAACATTTCTTCACAGGAGAATGAACATCATGCCGGAAATCAAAGTAACTTTTCAAAGACAGCGAAAATACATATTCCTTTTGTTGTCTGTATACGTTCTCGGCTGGGGTTTTACACCATATCAATCTATTTTTTTGGGCTTGATCTTTGGTACAAGCTTGAGTCTGTTCAATCTGTGGCTGATATCACGAAAGGCGCTTCAGTTTGGAGAGGCAGTCGAGAGAGGTGAGAAGGTGCGTTCACTTGGAACGGTATCCAGAATGGCTACAGCAGTTTTTGCTGTCATGATCGCTCTGGAATATCCTGATAAGCTGCATCTGATCAGTGTGGTATTTGGATTAATGACATCCTATATTGTCATTATGATAGATTATTTTCTTCAATCTTTTCAATTACGTAAATAGCGGGAAGAGAGGTGAACACTATTGCATCATGAAGCTCCTATAGTGGACTTTTTAGGATTGAATTTTAACTTATCAAACGTACTGATGATTACAGTGGCAAGTGCTGTTGTTTTCATTATTGCTTTGCTTTCAACCCGTCGATTGGCCATGAAACCAACGGGGATGCAAAATTTCTTCGAATGGATTATGGATTTTGTTAAGAATATCATTAACAGCACGATGGACTGGAAGACAGGCGGAAGATTCCATATCCTTGGATTAACCCTGATCATGTATATCTTTGTTTCAAACATGCTCGGACTTCCATTCGCAATCACTTATGATCACACTTTATGGTGGAAATCGCCAACAGCCGATCCTGTTATCACATTAACATTAGCGGCAATGGTTGTTGGGCTTTCGCATTACTATGGCGTAAAGCTTAAAGGAGTAGGAGAATACGGCCGTGATTTTATCAGGCCAATGCCTTTCTTGTTCCCATTGAAAATCATTGAAGAGTTTGCAAACACTCTGACGTTGGGACTTCGTCTTTACGGTAATATCTATGCAGGTGAAATCCTGCTGACATTGCTTGTCGGAGGACTGGCTCACGCTGGTGTAGGCGGAATGCTTGCAGCAATCTTGCCGACACTTCTATGGCAAGGATTCTCAATCTTTGTCGGATCTATCCAGGCATTCATTTTCTGTATGTTAACAATGGTTTATATGGCACACAAAGTGAGTCATGACCATTAATATATACCTGTTCATTTCATGGACAAAACATTTTAAACAAATAAATTTTCATACAATTTAAGGAGGAACTCAATAATGGGTCTTTTAGCAGCAGCAATTGCAATCGGTTTAGCAGCACTAGGTGCCGGTATCGGTAACGGTCTTATCGTATCAAAAACAGTTGAAGGTATGGCTCGCCAGCCAGAAGCTCGCGGTATGCTTCAAACTACAATGTTCATCGGGGTTGCGTTAGTAGAGGCTGTTCCGATCATTGGCGTTGTTATCGCGTTCATGGTTATCGGCGGTTAATTAATACTGTACCAATCGTTCTAAATGGCGAAGATCATTCCATGAACCTTCGCCATTCCTTTATGTTTTTTTACCGTAAAACTAATTCGGAATCATGCATATGACTCCGTTTCATAAGTGGAACAACTCTTGAAGGGAGTGAATCGAGGGTGTTAACAAACAGTCTAGTATTAGGCGCTGCAGGCGGCGGTTTTAACGGCGGGGACATCTTGTACCAGCTGATCATGTTCATCATCTTGTTGGCATTGCTGAAAAAATTCGCGTGGGGTCCTTTAATGGGCATTATGCAGCAGCGTGAAGAGCACATTGCCAGTGAAATCCAAGCGGCAGAAGAAAGCCGTACAGAAGCAAAAAAACTTTTAGAAGAGCAAAGAAATCTTTTAAAAGAAGCACGTACAGAAGCACAGGGCCTTATCGAAAATGCGAAGAAACAAGGCGATGTGCAGCGTGAGGAGATCATTGCGGCTGCCCGCACGGAGTCTGAACGCATTAAGGAATCTGCTAAGCTTGAAATCGGGCAGCAGAAAGAACAGGCGGTTGCCGCTATCCGCGAGCAGGTCGCTTCATTATCTGTCCTAATTGCTTCCAAGGTTATTGAGAAGGAATTAAGCGCAGCTGATCAAGAAAAGCTGATCAATGAATACATTCAAGAGGCAGGAGAAAAGCGATGACGGGCTCCACAGTAGCAAAGCGCTACGCGTTGGCTCTTTTCCAGCTTGCGAATGAACACCAGCTTCTTGACCAAATGGAAGAAGAGCTTCGTGCAGTGAAAGAAGTAGTAACTAATAACTTAGATTTAAAGTCTGTATTCAAATCTCCAAAGCTTTCAATTGAGAAGAAAAAAGAGATTATAAAAGACGCATTTGCATCTGTGAACACGTTTGTACTAAATACGCTAATGATATTAATTGAACGCCACCGCGAAGATCATATCGCTGATGTGGCTGATCATTTTATAAGTCTTGCGAATGACAAAAAAGGGATTGCGGATGCGAAAGTATACACTGTTCGTCCGCTGACTGAAGCAGAGAAGGAAGCATTATCTGTGTCATTTGCAGCTAAGGTTGGAAAAAAATCACTTCGTATTGACAATATAGTTGATACTAACTTGCTCGGCGGCATCAAGCTTCGAATCGGAAACCGGATTTTCGACGGCAGCTTGCGCGGGAAGCTAGAGCGTCTTGAACGTCAATTATTAGGCTAAGATTCGTAGATAGGGGTGAAACTCATGAGCATCAATGCTGAAGAAATCAGTGCGCTGATAAAAAAGCAAATCGAAAACTATCAGTCGGAAATTCAAGTGAGTGATGTAGGTACGGTTATCTCTGTTGGTGACGGTATCGCTCGTGCTCATGGCCTCGACAATGTCATGGCTGGAGAACTTGTTGAATTTTCAAACGGCGTTATGGGTATGGCACAAAACCTTGAAGAAAACAACGTCGGTATTATCATTTTAGGACCATTTACAGAAATCCGTGAAGGCGATGAAGTACGCCGCACGGGCCGCATCATGGAGGTACCGGTTGGTGAAGAGCTTATCGGCCGCGTAGTAAACTCTCTTGGACAGCCAGTAGATGGCATGGGACCAATTAACACAACAAAATCACGTCCAATTGAAGGCCAGGCACCAGGTGTTATGGATCGTAAATCCGTACATGAGCCGCTTCAGACAGGCATCAAAGCGATTGACGCTCTTGTGCCAATCGGGCGCGGACAGCGTGAGTTAATTATCGGTGACCGTCAAACAGGTAAAACATCTGTTGCAATCGATACCATCCTGAACCAAAAAGATCAGGACATGGTATGTATCTATGTTGCAATCGGACAAAAAGAATCTACAGTTCGTAACGCGGTAGAAACACTGCGTAAGCAAGGTGCTTTAGACTACACAATCGTTGTAACAGCATCTGCATCACAGCCTGCTCCAATGCTATACCTTGCTCCATATGCGGGTGTAACAATGGCAGAAGAGTTCATGTACAACGGCAAGCACGTTCTTGTTGTGTATGATGACTTAACAAAGCAAGCTTCTGCTTACCGTGAGCTTTCATTGCTATTGCGCCGTCCTCCAGGCCGTGAAGCATATCCAGGGGACGTATTCTACTTGCACAGCCGCTTGCTTGAGCGCGCTGCGAAGCTAAGCGATGCGAAAGGTGCAGGTTCAATCACTGCGCTTCCATTTATCGAAACACAGGCAGGCGACGTTTCTGCTTATATTCCAACAAACGTTATCTCAATCACTGATGGACAAATTTTCCTTCAGTCAGACCTATTCTTCTCCGGTGTACGTCCGGCGATTAACGCAGGTCTTTCTGTATCACGTGTAGGTGGATCTGCACAGATCAAAGCAATGAAAAAGGTTGCAGGTACACTGCGTCTTGACCTTGCATCATACCGTGAATTAGAATCATTTGCCCAGTTCGGTTCTGACCTTGATAAAGCAACACAGGCTAAACTTAACCGTGGTGCCCGTACAGTAGAGGTTCTAAAGCAGGATCTTAACAAGCCGCTAAAAGTTGAGAAGCAGGTTGCAATCCTTTACGCTCTAACTCGCGGTTTCTTAGATGACATTCCTGTACAGGATATTCGTCGTTTCGAATCTGAATTCCTTTCATGGTTAGACCATAACCGCAAAGATTTGTTAGACCATATCGTGACTACTAAAGAACTTCCTTCTGATGACGATATGGCATCTGCGATTAACGACTTTAAGAAAACTTTCGCAGTATCCGAATAATGGAGATTGCCTGGATGGGGAAGTGCTCCCCATCTATGCAACTCAATTCGGTTCTGACAAACAATAAAAAGCGGAAGCGCCTTGGTCAGCCCCGGCAAGCATAAGACGAGCCCTGCAGGAAGGTGTACTTTCCTTCAGGAAGGGATTGGCTTATGACTCCAGGGGCTAGGCGCTACAGCTGGCCTAATCTTGAAAAAGGGTGGTGAGAACCTGTGGCATCATTACGCGATATAAAAAATCGTATTACTTCTACCAAGAAAACGAGTCAAATTACAAAAGCAATGCAGATGGTATCGGCTGCGAAAATGAATAAGGCAGAAATGAATGCAAAGTCATTCGTGCCTTACATGGAGAAAATCCAGGAAGTTACGGCATCCATCGCTTTGGGAAGCAAAGATGTATCACATCCAATGCTGACCAGCCGCCCTGTCAAGAAAACTGGTTACCTGGTAATCACGTCTGACCGCGGACTTGCGGGAGCTTATAACAGTAACGTTTTGCGAAATGTCTACCAGACGATTCAAAAGCGCCATAAATCACCGGATGAGTATGCAATCATTGCGATCGGACGTGTTGGCCGAGACTTTTTCAAAAAGCGCAATATGAACGTCATTCTGGATATCGTTGCCGTTGCAGACCAGCCGGCATTTGCTGAAATCAAAGATATTGCCAGCAAAACAGTTGGCATGTTCGCTGATGAGACATTTGATGAATTATATATGTACTACAGCCATTATGTCAGCGCGATTCAACAGGATGTAACAGAGAAGAAGCTTCTTCCGCTTACGGATATCTCCAGCTCGAAAAAGCTTACATCTTATGAGTTTGAACCTTCCGCTGAAGAAATTTTAAAAGTATTGCTGCCTCAATACGCTGAAAGCTTAATCTACGGAGCGCTTTTAGACAGTAAGGCAAGTGAGCATGCTGCAAGGATGACAGCGATGCAGAATGCAACGGATAACGCTAAAGACCTTATCAACTCATTAAGCTTAAGCTACAACCGTGCACGTCAGGCAGCCATCACGCAGGAAATTACCGAAATCGTCGGCGGAGCAGCCGCGTTAGAATAAAACGAAAAGCGGAAGCGCCTCGGTCAGCCCCGACAAGCATAAGACAAGCCCTGCAGGAAGGTGTTTTTTTCTTCCGAAAGGGATTGGCTTATGACCTCGAGGGGCTAGGCGCTGAAGCTAGACAAACGAAAAGCGGAGCTAGCAGGTGGGTTGCTGCCTGCTCTCCATCATGTAAAACGAACGGAGGGAAAAAGATGAACAAAGGACGCGTTCTTCAAGTTATGGGTCCGGTTGTTGACGTAAAGTTCGAAAGCGGTCAGCTTCCTGAGATCTATAATGCATTGACTGTTACAAATCCTGCGCGTAACGAATCTGAAGTTGACATCAACTTAACCCTTGAAGTTGCCCTTCATTTAGGTGATGATACAGTCCGTACCATTGCAATGTCTTCTACTGACGGCTTACAGCGCGGAAGTGAAGTTGTTGACACTGGTGCTTCAATCTCTGTACCAGTAGGTGATGTAACACTTGGGCGTGTATTCAACGTACTTGGTGAATCAATCGACTTAGATGCTGCAATCCCTGCAGATGCCCGTCGTGATTCTATCCACAGAGAGGCTCCTAAGTTTGAGCAGCTTTCTACTGAAGTAGAAATTCTTGAAACTGGAATTAAGGTAGTAGACCTTCTTGCCCCTTACATTAAAGGTGGTAAAATCGGTCTTTTCGGTGGTGCCGGTGTAGGTAAAACCGTATTAATCCAGGAGCTAATCAATAACATCGCTCAGGAGCATGGCGGTATTTCCGTATTCGCCGGTGTAGGTGAGCGTACTCGTGAAGGTAATGACCTTTATCATGAAATGACAGATTCAGGCGTTATCAAGAAAACAGCGATGGTATTCGGTCAGATGAACGAGCCGCCAGGAGCGCGTATGCGTGTAGCCCTGACTGGTTTGACAATGGCAGAATTTTTCCGTGATGACCAGGGACAGGACGTTCTTTTCTTCATGGATAACATCTTCCGTTTCACACAGGCAGGTTCAGAGGTATCAGCCCTATTAGGCCGTATGCCATCTGCCGTTGGTTACCAGCCGACACTTGCTACTGAAATGGGTAAATTACAGGAACGTATCACATCTACTAACGTAGGTTCTGTTACTTCCATCCAGGCGATTTACGTACCAGCCGATGACTATACAGATCCGGCTCCAGCTACAACTTTCGCCCACTTAGATGCAACAACTAACCTTGAGCGTAAGCTTTCTGAGATGGGTATCTACCCAGCGGTGGATCCGCTCGCTTCTACTTCCCGTGCATTATCACCGGAAATTGTTGGCGAAGAGCACTACTCAGTTGCACGCCAGGTACAGCAGACATTACAGCGTTACAGAGAACTTCAGGATATCATCGCGATCCTTGGTATGGATGAGCTTTCTGATGAAGACAAGCTAATCGTAGCACGTGCGCGCCGTATCCAGTTCTTCTTATCACAAAACTTCCACGTTGCTGAGCAGTTTACTGGCCAGCCAGGTTCATACGTACCGGTTAAAGAAACAGTTAAAGGCTTCAAAGATATTCTTGAAGGCAAGTATGACCACCTGCCAGAAGATGCATTCCGACTTGTCGGCCGAATCGAAGAAGTTATCGAGAGTGCTAAGAAAATGGGCGTAGAGGTCTAATTCTGGACCAGGAGGGTAAAAAATGAAGACGATTAAAGTCAGTGTTGTTACTCCCGATGGCCCGGTGTATGAATCAGATGTGGAAATGGTAAGCACAAAAGCTCAAAGCGGTGAGCTTGGAATTTTACCTGGACACATTCCAATGGTTGCACCGTTACAAATTGGAGCCGTTCGTTTAAAAAACGGCGGAAAAACTGATTTCGTCGCAGTAAGCGGCGGATTCCTGGAAGTTCGTCCGGAGCAGGTAACGATTTTAGCGCAATCTGCTGAGCAAGCAGATGAAATTGATGTAGAGCGTGCCGTTCGTGCGAAGCAGCGTGCTGAACAGCGCCTGAATGAGCAGAAGCGTGAAAACATTGATTTCCGCCGTGCAGAACTTGCACTGCAGCGTGCAATCAATCGTATCGAAGTTTCGGAAAGAAAGTTCTAATAAAACATCAACACCCCTGGCGTAGCTGGGGGTGTTTCTTTATAGTAATATTTACCACCTGAATTTTAAGAAAATTGCCCCAAAAAATAGATAAATCACTCGAATTCTTTCATATAGGCCTTTACAATAGAAGAGAGTAAACCTTTAAAGGGTTACTCTCTTTTTTAAAGCAATTATGCAAGTCTATTTGAATTAAAGGAGGAGCCGCAATGCTGGAGTTTGATACAAATATAGACCAATATGCTACGATCAAAGTCATCGGAGTCGGCGGCGGGGGAAACAACGCTGTAAACAGGATGATTGAACATGGAGTTGAGGGTGTAGAGTTTATTGCTGTTAATACAGACGGACAAGCTCTAAATCAATCAAAGGCAGAAGTAACCATGCAAATCGGTGCTACCTTAACAAGGGGCCTGGGAGCAGGGGCTAATCCTGATGTAGGCAGGAAGGCGGCGGAAGAAAGTGAAAGCCAGCTTCGTGAAGTATTGAAGGGTGCTGATATGGTATTCGTTACTGCCGGAATGGGCGGCGGGACTGGAACTGGTGCTGCTCCTGCCATTGCACGCATTGCCCGTGAGGTGGGCGCGCTGACAATTGGTGTGGTAACCCGCCCCTTCAAGTTTGAGGGCCGCAAGCGTGCAGCCAATGCAGATGCAGGCATTGAGGCCATGAAAAAAGCAGTCGATACGCTAATTATTATTCCGAATGATCGCTTATTAGAGATTATTGATAAGAAAACACCTATGCTTGAAGCGTTTATGGAAGCGGATAATGTCCTCCGCCAGGGTGTTCAAGGTATTTCTGACTTGATTGCCGTTCCTGGTTTAATCAACCTCGATTTTGCCGATGTTAAAACAGTTATGTCCCATAAAGGAACAGCGTTGATGGGGATTGGAATTGCCACTGGAGAGGACCGCGCGGCTGAAGCAGCGCGAAAAGCAATATCAAGTCCATTATTAGAAACGTCCATTAATGGAGCCCGCGGCGTTATAATGAATATTACAGGCGGAGCAAATATCAGCTTATATGAAGTCCAAGAAGCTGCAGATATCGTAGCTTCTGCTTCGGATGAAGAAGTGAATATGATTTTTGGCTCGGTCATTAATAATTCTCTGAAAGAGGAAATGATCGTAACAGTAATAGCGACTGGCTTCAATAACCAAGAAGAACCAAGGGTTAAACCAAGTTCTAAGCCTCCTGTCGAACAAGAATATGTTCATACATATCAGTATGCAGAAGAACCAACCAACCGACGTCCGGTTAGAGAACATCGGGAACAGGTTCAGGATGATTATCGGGTGCAGGCCGACCGGCAAGAAGAGTCACTTGACACGCCGGCATTCCTGAGAAACCGCAGAAGACGCTAATAATAAAAACAGGCTGCCTTCATGAAGAAGGGCAGCCTGTTTTTAGGTAACGGGTAATTTTTTAGGAGTTATTTATGGATGGTTGATATGTTGGTGGGTGAGTGGTTGATAGCTGCAATCCTTGATTGATACATGAAGAAAGGACAGGCGTAGGCCTGTCCTGGTAGTATTTCAATATTTTGTCTGGTCATATAGGGTTAACTGATCCAAATTCTTATGCACGGTTATGAGCTTTTTGAGAAGGCTCATGAATTTTTGTTTATCTTCAAAGGGAGTGACGTCGAGTTCTTTTTTAAGCTCATTGCTTTTTTTAACGAGCTCATCGAATTTTTGAATAACTGGGCAGTTGTTTTTAGTCATATGTATTTCTCCTAATTTAAGCTCTTGGGATAACTTTATCACAAAATATAATTTCAAAGGAAACAGCCATGTTTCATTTATATTAAAAACGAATGGC is a genomic window containing:
- a CDS encoding serine hydrolase translates to MKRLKLLLIVLALALSSAVFSANRVNAEERSGQKLSHAHPKKAGFDPEKLKGIDKAITDAIEDGVTPGAVVLVAKDGQIVKEEAYGYAQKYDMGELLSNPRKMKKKTIFDLASVTKVMGTTQGIMKLVSDGELSINDKVSEYIPEFAQHGKEDITVADLLTHTSGLTPWKPTYLYADNSEEVLNYINQLPLEYPTGTDRRYSDFSFMMLGFLIEEISGQKLDKFLEENIYKPLKMHDTMFAPPEHFKQNIAATSWGNPYEYKMIDDPNFGYYVEESPDMFKYWRNYTLVGEVNDGNSFYGNKGIAGHAGLFSTARDLAVLGQTMLNGGTYGKTQMYEKEVIAAFTSPKRFGQGYGWELDKSWYMGDRYSDQTFGHTGFTGTQVIIDPEENLQIILLTNKQNNGPLPSGSYRSTGALSKEVANIVYESLN
- a CDS encoding S8 family serine peptidase, with protein sequence MKKILLIITVISLYLSQAPVSARTLSHPPIPNESTDIEKVAIVVLKDAKNEQEIKKMIDHNPDLQIRHTFNQALNGFSVKGKQSALESLQKIDSVSSVSPINTYHVHSDDNIKLIGGINARGYYDRNNQRLTGKGVKVGVIDTGIDYNHPDLRRSYGGGRDLVDNDQDPMETKAAGGQGTLHGTHVAGIIAANGRIQGVAPEATIIAYRALGPGGSGTTEQVIAAIEQAIKDKVDVLNLSLGNNVNGPDLPISMALNKAVEKGITAVTSSGNSGPNIWTVGSPGTASKAISVGASTPTMKVPFLSIGRREIRLDLLQGSKDWEFDRSYEMIDGGLGHPEELKNAEGKMVLVERGELTFTDKAVHAMEAGAEGIIIFNNTKGRFFGNLDSGVPIPVAALSKEEGEELKKHINEGRLLARTNIIEERDILADFSSRGPVTSTWEIKPDVLAPGVAINSTIPGGYLPLQGTSMAAPHVAGACAILKQAHPDWGPEQIKAALMNTAKLLTNTEGQTYRTYEQGAGRIQLDQALRAETLVLPASLQFGKFQIADRLHEHSSFITVENISEKTQTYSFSVPYKEQGINWEMPMAFQLNPGEKKKAEIKMSADPTLLKKKIHDGYLLMKAGAETIRIPYLYVLEEPDYPRVMGFGLGKGDKPGTYRYEVYLPGGAEEFGIAMFDSESLRFMGFLDWKRNAGKGQLLQEIPANKLPGPGLYLAKVFAKKAGKEDWIETYLFVRPDGQLGDPEPSANKKSSLSR
- a CDS encoding AtpZ/AtpI family protein is translated as MRQKDRNPFKAMALMSAILSQLVGSTLIGIFAGRWFDSKAGTEPLFLLIGLFIGLGAGIYAMLRLIQHFFTGE
- a CDS encoding ATP synthase subunit I, whose translation is MPEIKVTFQRQRKYIFLLLSVYVLGWGFTPYQSIFLGLIFGTSLSLFNLWLISRKALQFGEAVERGEKVRSLGTVSRMATAVFAVMIALEYPDKLHLISVVFGLMTSYIVIMIDYFLQSFQLRK
- the atpB gene encoding F0F1 ATP synthase subunit A, with amino-acid sequence MHHEAPIVDFLGLNFNLSNVLMITVASAVVFIIALLSTRRLAMKPTGMQNFFEWIMDFVKNIINSTMDWKTGGRFHILGLTLIMYIFVSNMLGLPFAITYDHTLWWKSPTADPVITLTLAAMVVGLSHYYGVKLKGVGEYGRDFIRPMPFLFPLKIIEEFANTLTLGLRLYGNIYAGEILLTLLVGGLAHAGVGGMLAAILPTLLWQGFSIFVGSIQAFIFCMLTMVYMAHKVSHDH
- the atpE gene encoding F0F1 ATP synthase subunit C, translating into MGLLAAAIAIGLAALGAGIGNGLIVSKTVEGMARQPEARGMLQTTMFIGVALVEAVPIIGVVIAFMVIGG
- a CDS encoding F0F1 ATP synthase subunit B, with the protein product MLTNSLVLGAAGGGFNGGDILYQLIMFIILLALLKKFAWGPLMGIMQQREEHIASEIQAAEESRTEAKKLLEEQRNLLKEARTEAQGLIENAKKQGDVQREEIIAAARTESERIKESAKLEIGQQKEQAVAAIREQVASLSVLIASKVIEKELSAADQEKLINEYIQEAGEKR
- a CDS encoding F0F1 ATP synthase subunit delta → MTGSTVAKRYALALFQLANEHQLLDQMEEELRAVKEVVTNNLDLKSVFKSPKLSIEKKKEIIKDAFASVNTFVLNTLMILIERHREDHIADVADHFISLANDKKGIADAKVYTVRPLTEAEKEALSVSFAAKVGKKSLRIDNIVDTNLLGGIKLRIGNRIFDGSLRGKLERLERQLLG
- the atpA gene encoding F0F1 ATP synthase subunit alpha, producing the protein MSINAEEISALIKKQIENYQSEIQVSDVGTVISVGDGIARAHGLDNVMAGELVEFSNGVMGMAQNLEENNVGIIILGPFTEIREGDEVRRTGRIMEVPVGEELIGRVVNSLGQPVDGMGPINTTKSRPIEGQAPGVMDRKSVHEPLQTGIKAIDALVPIGRGQRELIIGDRQTGKTSVAIDTILNQKDQDMVCIYVAIGQKESTVRNAVETLRKQGALDYTIVVTASASQPAPMLYLAPYAGVTMAEEFMYNGKHVLVVYDDLTKQASAYRELSLLLRRPPGREAYPGDVFYLHSRLLERAAKLSDAKGAGSITALPFIETQAGDVSAYIPTNVISITDGQIFLQSDLFFSGVRPAINAGLSVSRVGGSAQIKAMKKVAGTLRLDLASYRELESFAQFGSDLDKATQAKLNRGARTVEVLKQDLNKPLKVEKQVAILYALTRGFLDDIPVQDIRRFESEFLSWLDHNRKDLLDHIVTTKELPSDDDMASAINDFKKTFAVSE